A portion of the Helicoverpa zea isolate HzStark_Cry1AcR chromosome 25, ilHelZeax1.1, whole genome shotgun sequence genome contains these proteins:
- the LOC124642606 gene encoding uncharacterized protein LOC124642606 — MDLDFNKIFIIPTTALRLARAHPYIPRDKKWILQFVTVHSLFTLTFLLILYNIFCHDLKANNFTQTCQNGVLFVVYIVISYQYGVLLTYQDTLVGLIADMNKDFQTSKDLPPKEQESIKKYINQGLWVCKQWLFLTISGCAIFLLKNLGLMLYYYCMNEFRLVPFYEVVLYPPIMEENRDNIFVYLLMYAIMLLFSAYSALMYAAFVPLGPIFILHACGQLVLVKLRIDDLFVECDDEVIRKKLKGIILHLQYVHSFVDRIQQVFKIGYELTLKFTALILPITIYAVLESFYRGEVNVEFVTFIVGGVMISGSPCYYSDLLMEKGEDVRMSLYTCGWEQHYDRRTRTTLQLMLQNALKPIAIQTVFTVMCLDALTDLFQQSYAIFNLMNCMWN; from the exons ATGGATTTggattttaacaaaattttcataattcCTACCACGGCTTTACGACTTGCTAGGGCTCATCCTTATATACCGAGAGACAAGAAATGGATCCTCCAATTCGTCACTGTCCACTCGCTGTTTACCTTAACATTTCTTTTAATTCTTTACAATATTTTCTGTCATGATTTAAAAGCTAACAATTTCACGCAAACTTGTCAAAATGGCGTCCTATTCGTCGTGTATATTGTCATTTCCTATCAATATGGCGTTTTGCTGACCTATCAGGATACCCTTGTTGGATTGATCGCAGATATGAACAAGGACTTTCAGACTTCCAAAGATTTACCACCAAAAGAACAAGAATCGATCAAGAAGTATATTAACCAAGGATTGTGGGTTTGCAAGCAATGGCTCTTCCTCACAATTTCGGGTTGCGCGATTTTTCTTCTCAAGAACTTAGGTCTCATGTTGTACTATTATTGTATGAATGAGTTTCGATTGGTTCCGTTCTACGAAGTGGTGTTATATCCTCCGATAATGGAAGAAAATAGAGATAATATCTTTGTGTACTTGTTAATGTATGCTATAATGTTGTTATTTTCTGCATATTCGGCATTAATGTATGCGGCGTTTGTTCCTTTGGGTCCGATATTTATTCTGCATGCGTGTGGCCAGTTGGTACTGGTGAAGTTAAGGATTGATGACCTGTTTGTGGAGTGTGATGATGAGGTTATCAGGAAGAAACTAAAGGGTATTATTCTTCATTTACAATATGTTCACAG CTTCGTGGACAGAATTCAGCAAGTTTTCAAGATTGGTTATGAGCTGACGCTGAAATTCACTGCGCTTATCCTACCCATCACTATCTATGCAGTACTTGAA aGTTTCTACCGCGGCGAAGTAAATGTGGAATTCGTAACTTTCATAGTTGGTGGAGTTATGATCAGCGGCTCACCGTGTTACTATAGCGACTTGCTTATGGAGAAG GGTGAAGACGTACGCATGTCGCTATACACTTGCGGCTGGGAGCAACATTACGACCGGCGCACGCGCACGACTTTGCAACTGATGTTACAGAACGCGCTCAAACCTATTGCTATACAGACTGTCTTCACTGTAATGTGTTTAGATGCTCTCACAGAT ctaTTCCAGCAGTCATACGCGATATTTAATCTTATGAATTGTATGtggaactaa